In the genome of Fluviispira vulneris, one region contains:
- the lpdA gene encoding dihydrolipoyl dehydrogenase has protein sequence MSTNYDLIVIGSGPAGYEGAIYASQLGMKVALIEKEQWLGGTCLNVGCIPAKSMLQSALMYEKAKKFASYGVKIAGADNPELDFPQVNKRRDEIVKTMTNGVGFLMKKNKVDVIRGFGSIVAKGQVEVNAEGKKTNYTCKNILIATGSRARHLPHIKVDGKNIVTSEEIWAFDKVPETMAVLGGGVIGCEFASAYGRYGTKVTILEMAEQICPTEDHETAAELTKALKKQNCEVLTSTKTKSIVAKGNKVEVQIEGENSVRIFDKVLLSVGRSPNVENIGLEKVGIKLDERGFIPVDLKTYQTNVAGIYAVGDVLSTPQLAHTGSAEALYAVDIIAGKKRHPINYLTNPAAIYTYPEIASIGHTENQLKKSGRAYKAAKFPFSAVAKARIDDIAEGFVKILVDPKYGEVLGVHIVNTKASEMISEFALGNNLEMTIEELAHTIHPHPTVSEIIKEAAHAAMGHPINM, from the coding sequence ATGTCTACAAATTATGATCTCATTGTTATCGGAAGTGGCCCAGCTGGGTATGAAGGCGCTATTTATGCCAGCCAGCTTGGGATGAAAGTTGCTCTTATAGAAAAAGAGCAATGGCTTGGAGGGACGTGTTTAAATGTTGGATGTATTCCAGCAAAATCCATGCTACAATCAGCACTTATGTATGAAAAGGCTAAAAAATTTGCGAGTTATGGTGTTAAAATCGCTGGAGCAGACAATCCAGAACTTGATTTCCCCCAAGTGAATAAACGCCGTGATGAAATTGTGAAAACCATGACAAACGGTGTTGGTTTTCTTATGAAAAAAAATAAAGTCGACGTTATTCGTGGTTTTGGCTCAATCGTTGCTAAAGGGCAAGTGGAAGTCAATGCAGAAGGTAAAAAGACAAATTACACCTGCAAAAATATTTTAATTGCCACTGGAAGTCGTGCGAGACATCTTCCTCACATTAAAGTGGACGGAAAGAATATAGTTACATCAGAAGAAATATGGGCTTTTGATAAAGTGCCTGAAACTATGGCCGTACTTGGCGGTGGTGTTATTGGGTGTGAATTCGCATCAGCTTATGGCCGTTACGGAACTAAAGTAACAATTCTTGAAATGGCGGAGCAAATTTGTCCAACTGAAGATCATGAAACTGCAGCTGAACTTACAAAAGCACTCAAAAAACAAAATTGTGAAGTACTCACCAGTACAAAAACTAAATCCATTGTTGCAAAAGGCAATAAAGTCGAAGTGCAAATTGAAGGTGAAAATTCCGTTCGTATTTTTGATAAAGTATTGTTAAGTGTTGGACGTTCACCTAACGTAGAAAATATTGGACTTGAAAAAGTTGGTATCAAACTCGATGAACGTGGATTTATTCCTGTAGATCTTAAGACCTACCAAACAAATGTAGCAGGAATTTATGCAGTTGGTGATGTTCTATCTACACCTCAACTTGCGCACACAGGTTCTGCAGAAGCTCTTTATGCGGTCGATATTATTGCTGGCAAGAAACGCCATCCAATTAATTACTTAACAAACCCAGCAGCTATTTATACTTATCCTGAAATTGCAAGCATTGGTCATACAGAAAATCAATTAAAGAAATCGGGCCGTGCTTATAAAGCAGCTAAGTTTCCATTTTCTGCTGTTGCGAAAGCGCGTATTGATGACATTGCAGAAGGATTTGTTAAAATCTTAGTCGATCCAAAATACGGCGAAGTTCTTGGTGTTCACATTGTCAATACAAAAGCAAGTGAAATGATTTCTGAATTTGCGTTAGGTAACAACCTTGAAATGACAATCGAAGAATTGGCTCACACAATTCATCCACATCCAACCGTGTCAGAAATTATAAAAGAGGCTGCACATGCAGCAATGGGACATCCAATTAACATGTGA
- a CDS encoding BMP family lipoprotein, which produces MKKFLLLFVSLVSLLNLSVDLNANAKQKICMVLDRGGKDDKSFNESAVRGFQKAMENLDISSESKFLEIHSDAQIQHYLRNFSLDPACSLIITIGFNPSSYVKSFAEKYANKKYLTIDHKALSSKKNIRSALFREDEGAYLMGSIAAIKSKSKKIGMVGGMEIPMMSRFALAYEAGAKHISSKIHVAKSIIGTTPDAWNNPAKAKEIALAQISQGVDVIFQVAGPSGMGVFDAIKQAKEKNPTQTYFAIGVDSNQNAIAPKIILTSMEKHVDMAVYSSIEDIVNEKFTSDIKEYNLRNGGVDWAFDKHNKSLFSAFEIQRINKIRSEIIEGKIKVPDFYTLPKKDQKSI; this is translated from the coding sequence ATGAAAAAATTTTTGCTTTTATTTGTTTCTTTAGTTTCGTTATTAAATTTATCAGTCGATTTAAATGCAAACGCAAAACAAAAAATTTGCATGGTGCTCGATCGTGGTGGGAAAGACGATAAATCGTTTAATGAATCTGCAGTGCGCGGTTTTCAAAAAGCAATGGAAAATTTAGATATTTCTTCAGAAAGTAAATTTCTTGAAATCCATTCTGATGCTCAGATTCAGCATTATCTAAGAAATTTCTCTCTTGATCCCGCCTGTAGCTTAATTATAACGATTGGCTTTAATCCTTCAAGTTATGTAAAAAGTTTTGCAGAAAAATATGCGAATAAAAAATATCTAACGATTGATCATAAAGCTCTCTCTTCAAAGAAGAATATTCGTTCTGCTCTTTTTCGAGAAGATGAAGGGGCATATTTAATGGGAAGTATTGCTGCCATTAAATCGAAATCGAAAAAAATAGGTATGGTTGGAGGAATGGAGATTCCTATGATGAGTCGTTTTGCCCTGGCTTATGAAGCAGGAGCAAAACACATTTCAAGTAAAATCCATGTGGCAAAAAGTATTATTGGCACAACACCGGATGCTTGGAACAATCCAGCAAAAGCAAAGGAAATTGCACTTGCGCAAATTTCTCAAGGTGTAGATGTGATTTTTCAAGTTGCAGGCCCTTCCGGTATGGGAGTATTCGATGCCATTAAGCAAGCAAAAGAAAAGAATCCAACTCAAACTTATTTTGCTATAGGAGTCGATTCCAATCAAAATGCTATTGCGCCTAAAATCATTTTAACCAGTATGGAAAAGCATGTTGATATGGCAGTTTATTCATCAATTGAAGATATTGTAAATGAAAAGTTCACCAGTGATATAAAAGAGTACAACTTAAGAAATGGTGGTGTTGACTGGGCTTTTGATAAGCATAATAAATCTTTATTTAGCGCATTTGAAATCCAACGAATAAATAAAATTCGTTCTGAAATTATTGAGGGAAAGATTAAAGTACCAGATTTTTATACTTTACCTAAAAAAGATCAAAAAAGTATTTAA
- the rlmD gene encoding 23S rRNA (uracil(1939)-C(5))-methyltransferase RlmD, translating to MQYHRNRQKSFHSKKSHLKAHINPNIKHEKETLTSYAMSTDGKAIARSEDGIIVFVKDMIENETAKVEIVYKKSNYKNAIALKIENSSPHRVEPPCKYIAKCGGCQLQHIAPEVQSEFKSRWFFETLKRIGKWDSTNINLSEKILSLIFLKKEHYRRRVRFHFNGKELGFKENNSNKIVDISHCLITSLKINEKIAFLKENLTKALNEIQEKKFSRQMECEIELTECDDEKVVLNIAMFNVDQEPNKEICLTILEKYLTIQNEQIIHLKHPELPRFRLKKQSFIQPHLDCIPLYYQHIKEAADEFLKTFIKNKSDKKQFIAWDLYSGAGIFTALPYFAGKRIDLNVQCFGIEGIKEAIDSLNNNCKNLPVTGITNNVEIFIDQEFKKKLEQPENYKEVDLIILDPPRAGSGIEVMQKIVELCSKKSLIVYLACDPASFARDTRVLLEGGFRLKNLNLFDAFGHTIHYEVLGCFERGNG from the coding sequence ATGCAGTATCATCGCAATCGTCAAAAATCTTTTCATTCAAAAAAGTCACATTTAAAAGCACATATTAATCCAAACATAAAGCATGAAAAAGAAACATTAACCTCTTACGCCATGTCTACAGATGGAAAAGCAATTGCTCGCAGTGAGGATGGTATAATTGTTTTTGTAAAAGATATGATTGAAAATGAAACAGCAAAAGTTGAAATTGTCTATAAAAAATCTAATTATAAAAATGCAATTGCTCTTAAAATTGAAAATTCTTCTCCGCACAGAGTCGAACCACCTTGTAAATATATTGCAAAGTGTGGTGGCTGTCAGTTGCAACATATAGCGCCAGAAGTTCAATCTGAATTTAAATCCCGCTGGTTTTTTGAAACTTTAAAAAGAATTGGAAAATGGGATTCAACTAATATTAATTTATCTGAGAAAATACTATCGCTTATTTTTTTAAAAAAAGAACATTATAGGAGGAGAGTGCGTTTTCATTTTAATGGTAAAGAACTTGGTTTCAAAGAAAATAATTCTAACAAAATAGTTGATATTTCACATTGTTTAATAACGAGTCTTAAGATAAATGAAAAAATTGCATTTCTAAAAGAGAATTTAACTAAAGCTTTAAACGAAATTCAAGAGAAAAAGTTCAGTCGCCAAATGGAGTGCGAGATTGAACTTACGGAATGTGATGATGAAAAAGTTGTGTTAAATATTGCAATGTTCAATGTTGATCAAGAACCTAACAAAGAAATATGTTTAACAATCTTAGAAAAATATCTGACTATACAAAATGAACAAATTATACATTTAAAGCATCCTGAGCTCCCAAGATTTCGTTTAAAAAAGCAAAGTTTTATTCAACCTCATTTGGATTGTATACCTTTATATTATCAACATATAAAAGAGGCCGCTGATGAATTTTTAAAAACTTTTATAAAAAATAAAAGCGATAAAAAACAATTCATTGCGTGGGATCTTTATTCTGGTGCAGGAATATTTACTGCTCTTCCATATTTTGCAGGCAAAAGAATTGATTTAAATGTTCAATGTTTTGGAATAGAAGGTATAAAAGAAGCAATCGATTCTTTAAATAATAACTGTAAAAATTTGCCTGTTACAGGAATCACAAACAACGTCGAAATCTTTATTGATCAAGAATTTAAAAAGAAACTAGAACAACCTGAAAATTATAAAGAAGTCGATCTCATAATTCTTGATCCTCCCCGCGCGGGTTCAGGTATCGAAGTCATGCAAAAGATAGTGGAACTCTGTAGTAAAAAATCTCTTATTGTGTATCTTGCCTGTGATCCTGCGAGTTTTGCGCGTGACACACGCGTGTTGCTTGAAGGAGGTTTTCGCTTAAAAAATTTAAATCTTTTCGATGCTTTTGGTCATACAATTCATTATGAAGTGCTTGGGTGTTTTGAACGAGGAAATGGATGA
- a CDS encoding dihydrolipoamide acetyltransferase family protein — protein sequence MATQNVLMPQMGESIQEGTLTRWHKKVGDKVQREEILFEISTDKVDTEIPSPASGVLVQILAKENDIVSVNSVVAVIDDAAQPGTSAQAPAEAPAPAAAKASVPAASAPSAQPAHDNAKVLASPLARKVAEEHSVDLSKLQGSGEGNKIVKNDVLAALESGKSVSPLVAAAAAAATAPVAKASADHVKSTGGSSEGVIDGVRVSRVPMTGMRKKIADHMVMSKRTSPHVTSVIEIDLQKIVDVRAKFKDKFEAINGFKLTFMPFFLQAVVEGIKAVPVVNASVDGDAILYKKDINLGCAVALDWGLIVPVIKNSSERSFVGLGRELNNLAEKARNKKLAPDDVRGGTFSISNYGGFGTVIGQPIINQPQVAIFGIGAMQKKPVVINDAIAIRTMCYCVLSFDHRVIDGSDSGKFLSTVKNVLENWNIPVI from the coding sequence ATGGCAACTCAGAATGTTCTTATGCCACAAATGGGCGAGTCAATTCAAGAAGGAACACTGACTCGATGGCATAAAAAAGTTGGCGATAAAGTTCAACGCGAAGAAATATTATTTGAAATCTCAACTGATAAAGTCGACACAGAAATCCCTTCGCCTGCAAGTGGAGTTCTGGTACAAATATTAGCTAAAGAAAACGATATTGTTAGTGTAAATTCCGTTGTGGCCGTTATCGATGATGCTGCACAGCCAGGTACAAGTGCCCAAGCACCAGCAGAAGCTCCAGCTCCTGCCGCAGCTAAAGCATCGGTTCCTGCTGCTTCCGCACCATCTGCGCAACCTGCACACGACAATGCTAAAGTCTTAGCAAGCCCATTGGCACGTAAAGTTGCTGAAGAGCATTCTGTCGATTTGTCTAAACTTCAAGGATCCGGTGAAGGCAATAAAATTGTTAAAAATGATGTTCTTGCTGCCCTTGAAAGTGGTAAATCTGTTTCACCTCTTGTTGCTGCTGCTGCCGCTGCTGCAACAGCTCCTGTTGCTAAGGCAAGCGCTGATCACGTTAAATCAACGGGAGGATCCTCCGAAGGTGTGATTGACGGAGTAAGAGTCAGCCGTGTGCCAATGACAGGAATGCGCAAAAAAATTGCAGATCACATGGTCATGAGCAAAAGAACAAGTCCACATGTGACTTCTGTCATTGAAATTGATTTGCAAAAAATTGTTGATGTGCGTGCAAAATTTAAAGATAAATTCGAAGCAATTAACGGATTTAAATTAACATTTATGCCTTTCTTCTTACAAGCTGTGGTCGAAGGAATTAAGGCTGTGCCTGTTGTCAATGCCAGTGTCGATGGAGATGCTATTCTTTATAAGAAAGATATAAATTTAGGCTGCGCCGTTGCATTAGATTGGGGTCTTATTGTTCCGGTCATTAAAAACTCTTCTGAAAGAAGTTTTGTTGGTCTCGGCCGCGAATTGAATAATTTAGCTGAAAAAGCACGCAATAAAAAACTGGCTCCAGATGATGTGCGTGGTGGTACTTTCTCAATCAGTAATTACGGTGGATTTGGCACAGTGATAGGTCAACCTATTATCAATCAACCACAAGTGGCAATTTTTGGTATTGGTGCAATGCAAAAGAAACCAGTCGTTATCAACGATGCGATTGCTATCCGCACTATGTGCTATTGTGTTCTGTCCTTTGATCATCGTGTCATCGATGGTTCAGACAGCGGTAAGTTTTTAAGCACAGTTAAAAATGTTCTTGAGAACTGGAATATTCCAGTCATTTAA
- the argS gene encoding arginine--tRNA ligase, whose translation MPTLHDPFKSEIAHIVCAQLNKFAQESGLEFQIAEQDVYNQLTVPPDFSLGQAALPCFLFAKAFKKAPQKIAQELAQSLNTKAHQLVEKVDCVNAYLNFHCQFEKLAESFSSSINTGEYFKKDLLKENEKDKVVVEYSQPNTHKAMHVGHLRCLVLGDAVCNLLEYAGNQVVRATYPGDLGTHVAKIIWYLTHPNKKELPRENQSTWLGQMYAEADEAFKQAKGTEQELEIKQHISEILKQLDNSAGEYFELWKETREWSLNYLKDIYKWLNSHFDIWYFESECHSPSKTLVKKKFEEGFFVKDNGAIGIDLSQWKLGFAMFLKSDGNGLYLTKDLDLITRKFADPKVTKSIVVVDSRQKLHFQQLFKTAELMGYPQAAKSVHLSYETVNTEDGKPFSSRQLNGLQLLDLRYKMEEKVKNDYLERYRGQWTDEEIELTAKNITIGALKYGMLRVDNNTQINFSLEEWLKLDGETGPYLQYVHARCTSILDKLGHPKENIKYTLTETAEKELLFILSRFNDFTLQASLQNRPSILTGYLYDTAKSFNRFYEQCPIKNAEENIKKTRLALVKNTQKIISEGLSLLGIHSPEKM comes from the coding sequence ATGCCGACCTTACACGACCCCTTTAAATCTGAAATAGCTCATATTGTCTGCGCTCAATTGAATAAATTTGCACAGGAGTCGGGTTTAGAATTTCAAATCGCTGAACAAGACGTTTATAATCAATTGACAGTTCCCCCTGACTTTTCCTTGGGACAAGCTGCACTTCCTTGCTTTTTATTTGCAAAAGCATTTAAAAAAGCACCGCAAAAAATTGCTCAAGAACTCGCTCAAAGTCTAAACACAAAAGCACATCAGCTCGTTGAAAAAGTAGATTGTGTAAATGCCTATTTAAATTTTCATTGCCAATTTGAAAAACTTGCAGAATCGTTTTCTTCCTCCATAAATACAGGAGAATATTTCAAAAAAGATCTGTTAAAAGAAAATGAAAAAGACAAAGTTGTGGTTGAATACTCTCAACCGAATACGCACAAAGCTATGCACGTGGGTCATTTACGTTGTCTCGTTTTGGGCGATGCTGTTTGCAATCTATTGGAGTATGCTGGCAATCAAGTTGTGCGAGCAACTTATCCAGGGGATTTAGGCACACATGTTGCCAAAATTATTTGGTATTTAACCCATCCAAACAAAAAAGAATTGCCGAGAGAAAATCAAAGCACTTGGCTTGGACAAATGTATGCTGAAGCGGATGAAGCCTTTAAACAAGCCAAAGGAACTGAGCAAGAATTAGAAATCAAACAACACATATCTGAAATACTCAAGCAGCTTGATAATTCTGCAGGTGAATATTTTGAATTATGGAAAGAAACCCGTGAGTGGAGTCTTAACTATCTGAAAGATATTTATAAATGGCTAAATTCCCATTTTGATATTTGGTACTTTGAAAGTGAATGCCATTCTCCATCCAAAACTCTAGTTAAGAAGAAATTTGAAGAAGGCTTTTTTGTTAAAGATAATGGTGCAATTGGCATTGATTTAAGCCAATGGAAATTAGGTTTTGCCATGTTTTTAAAATCCGATGGTAATGGCCTTTATTTAACTAAAGATCTCGATCTAATCACACGCAAATTCGCCGATCCTAAAGTTACAAAATCAATCGTTGTGGTCGACTCTCGACAAAAACTCCATTTTCAACAATTGTTTAAAACAGCAGAACTTATGGGCTACCCACAGGCAGCAAAATCAGTGCATTTATCTTATGAAACTGTGAACACAGAAGATGGAAAACCCTTCAGTTCCAGACAGTTAAATGGTCTACAACTTCTTGATCTTCGCTATAAAATGGAAGAAAAAGTCAAAAATGACTACTTAGAAAGATACCGCGGGCAATGGACAGATGAAGAAATCGAGCTCACTGCAAAAAATATCACCATTGGAGCCCTTAAATACGGAATGCTTCGCGTTGACAACAACACTCAAATAAACTTTTCCCTTGAAGAGTGGCTTAAACTCGATGGAGAAACCGGCCCATATTTACAATATGTGCATGCGCGTTGTACAAGTATACTTGATAAACTTGGTCACCCCAAAGAAAATATCAAATACACCTTAACCGAAACAGCTGAAAAAGAATTATTATTTATACTTTCTCGTTTTAATGATTTTACATTACAAGCATCTTTGCAGAATCGCCCTTCTATATTAACCGGATATCTTTATGATACCGCTAAATCTTTTAATCGTTTTTATGAGCAATGCCCAATAAAAAATGCAGAAGAAAATATAAAAAAAACACGCCTCGCATTGGTTAAAAATACACAAAAAATTATTTCTGAAGGATTATCACTTCTCGGAATTCATTCTCCAGAAAAAATGTAA
- a CDS encoding nucleoside phosphorylase, which yields MLLNHLNFSIDFLSNRNVHLCLLSGDPSRTRMIAEKYLRNSELVCDNRGLICYIGETSLEIPILAATSGMGAPSTSIVVNELAQAGIEVIIRVGTTGSIQKYITPGSLIVNYASLCKQGAAKDIAPNEYPSVACPLLSTDLYHTAKGIHPSVYFGINASVDTFYEGQERYGNANPKLLRKQQGLIKEYQHLNILNFEMETGTLFKMASVYKFHATSICGVVAARYSENEESEKLIHDIVEDVTDKTILSALKTLENIQSGKLKLNN from the coding sequence ATGTTACTCAATCATCTTAATTTTAGCATTGATTTCTTATCCAATCGCAACGTTCATTTATGTCTTTTGTCAGGTGATCCCAGTCGCACGCGTATGATCGCAGAGAAATATTTGCGTAATTCAGAATTGGTCTGTGATAATCGCGGATTGATTTGTTATATCGGCGAAACATCTTTAGAAATTCCAATCCTTGCTGCTACCTCTGGTATGGGAGCTCCTTCAACAAGCATTGTAGTAAATGAATTGGCTCAGGCAGGTATAGAAGTTATTATTCGAGTTGGTACGACTGGATCGATTCAAAAATATATTACACCGGGTAGTCTTATTGTTAATTATGCATCTCTTTGCAAACAAGGTGCTGCAAAAGATATTGCTCCCAATGAGTATCCTTCTGTTGCATGTCCTTTATTATCCACAGATCTTTACCACACTGCTAAAGGAATTCACCCTTCTGTTTATTTTGGTATCAATGCTTCTGTTGATACTTTTTATGAAGGGCAAGAACGATATGGTAATGCAAATCCTAAATTGTTAAGAAAGCAGCAAGGTCTTATTAAAGAATATCAACATTTAAATATTTTAAACTTTGAGATGGAGACTGGTACTTTATTTAAAATGGCAAGTGTTTATAAATTTCATGCAACAAGTATTTGTGGTGTGGTTGCAGCAAGATATTCTGAAAATGAGGAATCAGAAAAATTAATACATGATATAGTTGAAGATGTAACGGATAAAACAATTTTATCCGCTTTGAAAACTTTAGAAAATATTCAAAGCGGAAAATTGAAGTTAAATAATTAA
- the yihA gene encoding ribosome biogenesis GTP-binding protein YihA/YsxC, whose translation MREIKLPTQNFIQSLSEKKTPLHVEFVSSGMINSDLPPSTVPEFAFVGRSNVGKSSLLNYLAGQKQLARVSNTPGRTQTINLFSAEKGEFLLVDLPGYGYAESSLSTRAHWQNAMQEYFEKREGLFAVLMLVDIRRDIQPEDEALSRWFQQLGLKVIALQTKCDKLHKSKWNAVRIQHAKKLALSPSQVLTVSSDKKIGLQDILRSLAGLLDSLDKETEDLENAP comes from the coding sequence ATGCGCGAGATCAAATTGCCAACACAGAATTTTATCCAATCTCTCTCTGAAAAGAAAACACCTCTCCATGTGGAGTTTGTGAGTTCAGGGATGATTAATTCCGATCTTCCACCTTCGACAGTGCCTGAATTTGCCTTTGTCGGACGTAGTAATGTCGGTAAAAGCTCATTACTCAACTACTTAGCAGGACAAAAACAGCTTGCCAGGGTCAGCAACACGCCTGGAAGAACGCAGACCATTAACCTCTTTTCAGCGGAAAAAGGTGAGTTTTTGCTTGTCGACCTGCCTGGTTATGGTTATGCGGAATCCTCCTTATCCACTCGAGCCCATTGGCAAAATGCCATGCAAGAGTATTTTGAAAAACGCGAAGGGCTTTTTGCCGTTCTTATGCTTGTTGATATCAGAAGGGATATACAGCCTGAAGATGAAGCCTTATCTCGCTGGTTCCAACAACTTGGATTAAAGGTAATCGCACTTCAAACAAAATGCGATAAGCTGCATAAGAGCAAATGGAATGCAGTTCGCATTCAACACGCCAAAAAACTAGCGCTTTCTCCTAGCCAGGTCTTAACGGTGAGTTCAGACAAAAAAATTGGCTTACAGGATATCCTACGTTCCTTGGCGGGATTGCTCGACTCTCTCGACAAAGAAACTGAGGATTTAGAAAATGCCCCATAA
- the radA gene encoding DNA repair protein RadA — protein sequence MKNSFKQVFVCTSCGATHPKWLGKCPDCSAWNSIQEETVSKSHFNHNSTKATVVPLPKVEEKLEKRIFCGVPELDRVLGGGLVVGSLVLLSGDPGIGKSTLLLQALNGLAQRGFKVLYASGEESCTQIKLRAERLGSLNPNILVTNETNIHSILEATKQICPHVLVVDSIQTVYNPELPGSPGNVSQIRECTNLILQTAKGEGISTFVIGHVTKEGSIAGPKVLEHLVDTVMHLEGDTSSGYRILRANKNRFGSTGEIGVFAMQGHGLVDIPNPSSVFLDENKRSCEGAAITVSMEGTRPLLIEVQVLVGKTSFASPRRLATGFDTNRFTILLAVLEKRAGLYLSNVDVYANVTGGFKIFEPAIDLATAAAVASSLFNKPLPVKTAFFGEVSLSGEVRMVNHALPRILEAYKLGFEKIYIPLRNYQQEKEHILKLLEKAEKPFFVIPIESVNEVIRFDN from the coding sequence ATGAAAAATTCTTTTAAACAAGTTTTTGTTTGCACTTCCTGTGGAGCAACCCACCCGAAATGGCTTGGCAAATGCCCAGATTGCAGCGCTTGGAACTCCATTCAAGAAGAAACTGTGAGTAAATCACACTTTAACCATAATTCAACTAAAGCAACTGTTGTACCTCTTCCAAAAGTCGAAGAAAAATTAGAGAAAAGAATATTTTGTGGAGTCCCAGAACTTGATCGCGTTTTAGGTGGTGGGCTTGTTGTGGGAAGTCTTGTGCTCTTAAGTGGCGATCCCGGAATAGGTAAATCAACCTTACTCCTACAAGCTTTAAACGGACTTGCCCAAAGAGGCTTCAAAGTTCTTTATGCCAGTGGTGAAGAAAGTTGCACACAAATCAAATTGAGAGCAGAACGTTTAGGCTCACTCAACCCAAATATCTTAGTTACAAATGAAACAAATATTCATTCTATTCTCGAAGCCACAAAACAAATCTGTCCCCATGTTCTCGTTGTGGACTCTATTCAAACAGTTTATAACCCTGAACTCCCAGGAAGCCCTGGAAATGTAAGCCAAATCAGAGAATGCACCAATCTCATTTTGCAAACTGCAAAGGGTGAAGGGATTTCAACATTTGTCATTGGGCACGTGACAAAAGAAGGATCGATCGCAGGTCCTAAGGTTCTTGAGCATCTTGTTGATACTGTTATGCATTTAGAGGGTGACACATCAAGTGGTTACAGAATACTAAGGGCAAATAAGAATCGTTTTGGTTCAACCGGAGAAATCGGGGTATTTGCCATGCAAGGACATGGCTTAGTCGATATCCCCAACCCAAGTTCAGTTTTTCTAGATGAAAACAAAAGAAGTTGTGAGGGAGCGGCAATCACAGTGAGTATGGAAGGCACCCGCCCTTTGCTTATCGAAGTGCAGGTTCTCGTTGGTAAAACCTCTTTTGCCTCGCCCAGACGTTTGGCCACAGGGTTTGACACGAATCGCTTTACCATTCTTTTAGCAGTTCTGGAAAAACGTGCGGGGCTTTATCTTTCTAACGTTGATGTCTATGCGAACGTTACAGGTGGATTTAAAATTTTTGAACCAGCAATTGATCTTGCAACCGCAGCTGCTGTGGCTTCAAGTTTATTTAACAAACCATTGCCTGTAAAAACGGCTTTTTTTGGTGAAGTGAGCTTATCGGGTGAAGTGCGCATGGTTAACCATGCTCTCCCAAGAATTTTAGAGGCTTATAAATTGGGTTTTGAAAAAATTTATATCCCTCTGCGCAATTATCAGCAAGAAAAAGAACACATTCTTAAACTTCTTGAAAAAGCAGAAAAACCCTTCTTCGTTATACCTATAGAAAGCGTCAATGAAGTCATTCGTTTTGACAATTAA